In Scomber japonicus isolate fScoJap1 chromosome 3, fScoJap1.pri, whole genome shotgun sequence, the genomic window ATTGTTTAGAAATTATAGGAATATTTAAAGTTAACACCAAAGTCAGTCTGTTTTCATATCCTTTCTAAGAGCTGTGTTTTAGCAAATTTATTCCACCATATATGAAACAGTTTTACAGTTTGTTAGAGAAAATCTGTCGCTTTAAATCTCACATGAACGAGTGAGactattcattattttgataataaaactTGTATAAAGTCTCAAGTGATATGAAAATCTCAGACAGACTTTGACAGTCCCATTAAGTGCTGAACAAGGAATGCACATAAAGATACACAAAGATTtttctaaaatatattaaaacaaaaaaattgacaCACAAATATTCTCTTACAGTCCCAGGGGGGTACACAGTTTTCTACTGGGTATGAGTATAAGGTTTCAGGAAATGCACCACTTGTGACTCACGATGGCTTGTCACCTTCTTTCTTCAGACGGctgcagaaaacagaaacaaatgttAGTGAACACTGTGCAGCTGGCTGAGTACcacattttacacatgtttCAATAATGTTATACTTTCATCACTATTATAGTAAATATGACAGAAAGTAAGAAGTCCCAATCACTTAAAAATTagacatttcttttttattgtttattttttacttgtGCAGTCGATACATAGTATCAGCTCTTGGTGCAACTATGATTACAGTTTGTCCAGTGATCTGTTGTcccctttaaatatatattttaactaaATTACTCAAGTTCTTTAAGACCTCAGTTTAGCTCTGCTAAGATATATCCTAAAACCAAACTTTTCCAACACTGAAAGACCTCACCTGTAATAATCTTCCTGACTGGGTAAAGGGCCTCCATGCAGGTGATGCCCATGCAGCCACTGCTGCTCCATCGCCatcctctgcagctctgcagatTGTGCATGCATGGCCTGGAGCTGGTGCGCAGCAGACATCTGAGGAATAGGACCCTGCAGCTCTCGTGGATATGCAGCTCCTATAGAGAGAACAAGTATAAAAAATATCAGATTGGACGAGATGGACTCAGAATGCAGTCGAGTCACAGGCTGTGTGTACCTCTGAAATTAACATTACGTACCAAACAAAGGGTGGCGCAGCATCTCATGATCATGAGGAAGATCACTGAGTAAAGGGTTGGGGATAGGGCCACCAGGGAAGGGGAACCGGGCCAAACGTGGTCCTGGAGCCATGGGATCCACTAGAGGATGAGGGCTCGAACCTGTatgaagaaacagagaaaaacagtaaatatgaaCTGCATCTCTCCCGACTTCTCAAAGTCCATGATGTTGAAATGTCCAGCCTCACCTTGACCGAGGGGATCCTGTTGGTGCAGGTGAAGGTGAGAGTGAATGTGAGAGTGCTGGTGATGATGTGGCGTCACGTTGAGCATCTGCAGCCTGGTCGCGGGGTCTGCCACGGAGGCCATCCTCTCTGCGTGAAGCCTCTCTGCAGTTAGTCGCTCAGCGTAACTCAGCTCCGGGCGCAGCTGAGGCCCCGCTAGCACCATCCTCTCCCGCTCCAGATGGTTCAGCCCAGGGTGGAATTGTGCGAAGGGGTGTGGAGGCCCGGGTATGTGGGGAAGAGCCAGCGCTCCGTGTCTGGCAAAATGCTCCATGGGGTTGGCAGAGGGGTGTAAGGTTTCCAGATCTGGGGGTTTGACCTCGTAACCGGGCTTCATCCTCTCGCGGAGTTCCCTCTCTCGGAGGTTCCTCAGCTCACGCTCTCTGAGGCTGGGCTCTGCGCTGTACAGGCCTGGCATGTGGTAGGCCAGCAGCGGGTCCCCGGGGCTCAGTGACACGTAGAAAGGGTGGTTGCGGTTTGTGGGAGACATGACATGGGGGCGGGCGTATTCACTCAGGGTGCGAAGGGCTGGTGTATCAGGGCCAATGTAGGGAGGCACAGCAGCTACAGTAGTGGGTGGCTGCTCAAAGGAAGGGCGTCCGTGGGCTTGAACCGTCATCTGAACTTCACTCATACGACTGTCATGGGAGGAGCTGGAGGCTCTCTGTAAGCAAAGACAGTGTGTGAGATAACTCAAACATGTTCTATTTAACAGAGaagatgctaaaaaaaaacaggaattaaATGAATGTTAAGCTCACAGCGTTTCTGTCAgcctctctttctcgctctctttctctgtccttctcccgTTCACGTTCTTGTCGAGCACTGAGCTCGGCCTCTCTCCTGGATTTCTCCACggcctcctccctcttcttggCCAGCTTGGAGGATGAAAGCGGTGTGAAGAACAGGTCTGTTCTGGCACACGAGTTGTAGCCACGATCCAAGTGTTTGATAAACCTGAAAGTAAGTGCTTTTATTAGTATGACTAATCAATTTCATTCACACAAATCTCAACATGATTCATTCAAAAGCTGCAGTGCTTTTGCCACTACACGAGATGCTCATTGACTGAACACTGCCCAAGACTAATGGGTGTTAatctttatctatttatcttttatttacattttgaggAACATGAAGCCACTTAAACTGAGTTTTGTAATTTTGGTCAGTTATTAAATGAAATTTCAGGCATCGACTTTGCTGCTGACATTTGCATACTAATTCAATCTTGAAGAACCAGCTTTACAACATACTTCATGGAACCATACCAGCAATCAGACAggttttcaaacacacacacacacacacacacacacacacacacacacacacacacacgtaagtCCCTTGTGGTGTATTTACATAGACTTCCATTAATTACCTGGGGACTTACCCTAACTTTACACAACTTTTGTATGCAACTGCCAAACTTTTCCCCAATCAACTGGTCTTCAGTCTAGTTTGTGGCcctgaaagtgacttaagtcAAACCCCTTTTAGCAATTTGTTTTCAAACACAGTGGTATATCTGCTTTCACAACAGTACATATGAATGCCAAAACCTTCCCATTTTCACAAGAGGAACAAAATGTTTCCACAAGATCACATCCGTGAGACTGAGACATACCGTGCCGACTGACTGGCATGGCTTGCTATGTTGCTGATGGTGGGCTCTGGCGAGGGACTGCGTGGTGGAGATGGTGGGCTTTCAgctacttcctcctcatccagCGGCTCTTCTTTAATCTGAATTTGTGATCCTCCTGCAGTAGTGGTCGTTGACGGCCTCAGTGGAAGAGGCGGAAAAGATGACTGGAGGCTGGGGACGGGGCAGACAGTGGATGATGTTACAGAGGTGAGGGGGTGTGAGGCTGCACCAGATGGATTAGAAGAACTTGAGTTCTTTCCAGGGTGGGTCTGCGCATGAAAGATCACTGGAAGTTGGGTGGGAAGTGACTGCATTGGTAAAGGCTGTGGCATCATCtgaagagggggagggggagcaCCTGGAGGATGCTGGTTGGGCAGTGAATTGAGGGGCTTcagagcaggtggaggagggagattgGAGGGCATCTGGGGGAAAGGTGTAGCAGCCTGGTGTGGCaattgtttgtgtgaaggtggaATTGGAGTAGTGGGAGGAGGCTTGATTTGTGGGCCAGAGAGAGGAGGCTGGGGGAGCTGCGACTCCCTAAAGAAGGGTGGGGGTCGCTGGGGCGCCTGAGGCTGTGAAGCCACAGAGCTAAGAGCAGGCGGGACCTGAAATGCCAGTGGGTCCTGACCCAATGCTGATGGTGGACCCAAGACAGAGTGGGAGGTGGGCTGTGGTCGGCTGTTTGGGCCCACTACGGCAGCTGACTGACCAGCGGCTGACTGAGGGGCGtctggagagggaggaggggggctcTGAGCAGGGTCAGCAGAGGGGGTGCTTTGCTGTGGCTGGGGAGTGACAGGAGGGCCCTGAGACGGGAGGGTCTGCGCGACCGGTGTGTCAGGCAGGACAGCAGCCGGGGGGACCGGCTCTGACGGGACACCGTTGGGCTGAGCAGAAGAGTCGGAGTCGCTCTCGTTGCCCTGTTGAGGGCTGGGAATGCTGGGAGAGGAGCTGCGGTTGTCCTGATCGATGTCTTTGGTGTCACTGCTGCCATCATCCTGAGCACTGCGGCTTTCTGAAGAGCTTTCCTCCTCGACCTCGGCCTCTACCTCTGACCGGGAGCCCTGAGGATCCTGGAGGAGGACACAAAACTGGATCATGTTCATTTGCATCTTTCTGTACAGACATGTTATTATGTAAAATGAGCTACCAAGAAGCAACTCTTTACACTTTGAAACTAACTGCAGATTTTCCTCTGAGATTTAAAGACTGATAGATGACATCTTACACGTTTTAATGCAACAGAACAAAAGTTGTTCATTTGGTATTTGACATTATAATGCACACAGTGTTTTGTTGCTGCTTTCTCACCTGTGTCTTCGGCCTTTTAGGTGTAACTTTTTCAGGCTCATCCGGCTCCTGAGCAGGATTCTCTCTCACACGCTTTGTTGTCTTTGGTGATGCAACCTCGTCTTTAATCTTCTGTTGACACAGCAAAATATTTACAGTCGTATCAGTCACACAAAGGTGATGATGATTTATTGACAAACCCAAAGAGTTATATCCAACATGCTAATAACATGCTGTGTAAGATATGTCCTCATGTGACACATTGTGCATGATATAAAGTCAGGTAGATTCACAAATAATATACACAATGTAGGTAAAGATACATTTGCAtttctttgtcatttgtcacaaagtttctttctttatttcttaaaaTACATCTGCAACTTTATTGACTGGCAGTCTGGTAACCATCCAAGCCATTGTTTAATTGAAATGACTCCAGCCCATAAAATGGTATTCACACCAGAAAACTGTACGTCCTGTAATTAATAGTGGAGCTGTTATGAAACTCTTGAGATCAgttctgttgtctttttttctgctacaatgtcaacatattttatttggCATCATCATTGCCAATATCAAACTAACTTTATGTCATTAAGGTACAGGACGATGTGTAgattatgtttatatgttttaatgtgtataCAAACCTTGTTTGTCTTCTTTGTGGACTCATTCTTGCTGTCTGTAGAAGATGTTCTCAAAGAATGAGAAACTGCTCCACTTGGGGAGGTCTGGCTGCTGGACTGCTGATCCTCACTGGTGGGGGAGCCTGTGAGCCTCCTGTGGCCGCTTCTTAAAGATGACAGCTGCTTTAAAAACAGTCACAAGTATATATGTTAAAATGCAGGCAAGAAAGACAAATGtctctttgtttttaatttcaactttcatatttgttttgtgttaaaTTCAATACGACAGTaaaattgattatcaaaatgttGATTTGACTACAAAATGAGATTTTTGCATAACCATCTCCATGCAAATGTTCATTACTAGCAGTTAAGATAGCTGATGTGTCTCATTCCAGAAAAGAGGTGACACCTCGGGCTTACCGGTGCTCTGCTTCGTCGTGTCCTCATGCCATGCTTGCTGttcacctcttcttcctctttaacAGGTTTAAACATGAATGGAGCGCCAGCAGACTTCTGAGATGGTGGCAGACAGCCGTGTTTGTTTTCATATGTGCGGCAGGACGTGCACAGCAAGGGGTTATCTCTTCCTCCTTGGTGCCAATCCTTAGAACCTGTTGGAGAAACAGCTTTAGGTAGTTGGGTTATGGTTAGGATTAGGTTGTCACACCTCTTTTAAAGTCCTTTCTGAATTCAACACTTATCTTAGCTCTAAACACTTTAAGAAATCTATGAATGATTattgttaaataaaatactgaacTCTTcccaaactgaaaataaaactcACTTGTTGCACCACAGTGGCTGCAGCTCTTGACTTCCTGCTCACTGTCCTCACTATCAAGATCATCCTCACTTGCAGAACTTGCATCCACTGCAAAGATACAAAGATCAGCTTAGACAAACACCAATTTCAATGACTAACACACTCATGGCTGCACAACTGTGAACAAAATTCACTTTCATGaatggggggaggaggggacaGACACATCTGAGGAATAAAAGTAGTCCCTACCTGAATAATTTCGAGTCGGGGTGTTGAcaggagctgctgcagagcgAGTCTTTGCCTTACGAGAGGATGGCTGTCGGCGTTGCTGTCGATAAGCTCTTGTTCCTGCAGCCTCAGGAGTTTTCTTCCAGTGGTAATAGAAAGTGATCAGCTCTCCCTAAAGATAAGAACACAGATTTTTAGTAAGTCATGCTTTTTGTGGAAATGACGCCAACATTTAATTCCTGCGTGCATGAAACATTCTTTTGTAAGCAAAAACGAAGTGTTTAATTACAGTCTTTTTGCTGGGAAGAAAGTCTTTCCGGATCCTGAAGAAATTCTTTCCGTACTGTCTGAGGCCTTTGATGAAGCGTTTCTGTGGGAAAAAAGGAGATCGGGGTGGATAAAATCTAATGATGATATGTTGGGAAACAAAAGAACAATTAATGCTATGATTCACAGTAGCTTTTATTAAGGATAGATCTGAAGTTATCACTATAGCTGAAATACTCTTCAACCATCTTCTGTTTAAAACTGATGTAGTAGTTACATAGCACAGCTTTAGAATTACAGTGTACACAAAGTGAGGGATTTGACTACTGAGCAGTGGAGAGGTCATGAAACAACATAAGTTCTGATCACTGAAAACAGCTACTGAATGGATCTTGTAGTGAGATTAGTTTGTGAACTGTTATTTCCAAGGTCAAGAGTGAACTTTCAAGCTCATATCTAAAATCCTTAAACAGCCTTAAAGCAGACTCATCTTCAAGGATTTCATACGCCTGCACACAAACTAAGAAACGATCAGCACTGACCTTCAGCGCTGTGTTACTAGCTAAAGACGCCTCACCACATCATCCTCCGACCAGCATTTCTCAATAAGCTTCGGCAGAGGCTTCTTAACCAGACGCTGGAGAGCCTTTGCTGCATCATAATGACTCGCGTGCAGCTAGaattgagaaaaaagaaaaaaaagcagtttgtaAATTTGCAATGCAATAGTTAATATTCTTTGATTGAAATAGATAATGTTGAGTGTAATTCACCATGTTGAGTGCGTTGAGTGTGGTATCATCACGGGACGCCGCCAAACATCCATCCTCTGTGGATCCACCGTCACACATCCCTGCAAACGCTGCCATGCTCCTtgaaaaatagacaaaacaGATTTCTGATGTTATTCAAGATCAgtattaaaactgcatttttacatatttaatgtttaattttctgTGTGATTCATATTCCCTGAATTAAAATCAGATTGAGGGAATAAGTTAAATGGAGAAAGTGGACAATAACCAGGTTGAATAGAATTTAAATTTGACACTTGTCTCACTGGAGCCATTTACTCAGCAGtatttaacaaacacaaaagcTGATAAAAGAACAATGTGTGTGAAGCCCTGAACAAATACATCCGCCACCACACAAGCAACATGAGGGATAGTTTGACAGTTAAGGATGAAGTAAATCCAGTGTGGTTGAACATTTCTCTCACCACTTCTTTCTTGCTTTAATTCACCTTAATCTTTAGTCATTTCAATTTAGTCTGGTGCAAGAAGCACAAACAGAAGAACACTCACGAGACATGAATTACACTTAcattgatttaaatgtattacaaACAGCTCAAAAGGAAGCTTAATCACACTGGCATTCACATATCCAGACTAagccttgttttgttttgcatgcACTTCCCCATTGTGATAACATTTTGACTCTAGTTATGTCAGAGCAGAGGTACTGGTTTTTGTTCTTAATATCTAATAGTTTCGTTATATACCAACATAGGGTTTGTTTAGTAGCAACAAGTAATCTCGTCACAGTTGTAGAAATGCtataaacacaaacatccaGGTTATATAGTAAGAGCAATATTTAGTGAAAATGTTGTCaccttttgaaagaaaaatgccAGCCTTTATATTTGACTTAAGACTGTCAAAGTTCATGTTCTGCACTGACCCAAGTGCAGGTAATAATCACTGACCTGGCGGCTCTGAGGTACATGAGAAGGTCGCAGTCATTGACCCCGGGTGTCCACATCAGATCCTCACTCTCTGTCTGAATCTGTAAAGCAGGCGTGGGCCGCGGCTGCAACTCCGGGAGCTTTGCCTGCAGAAAAGCCAAAGAAGAGACAAAATCTAGTGAAGAGATAACGTAAGAAGACAACACACTGTGTGCCCTgctcagatttatttttaataacagGTGCAATTAGGGTGGCtgtaaacaataataatgatatttccaaaaccaaaactaaaaaTTATTGCAATTTTACGAATGGTTAAATTTACTACTAATCAACTGTATCAAAACAAGTTTGGTTAATTGAGGATATAAAAATCAAATGGATTTTTCTGGTTTGACTTTATTATCTGAAAAGGAGCTTTACACAtgatacatttaatatattttatgacATAAACATTCTAACATCCTTACTGTATGTCGTATTAGCACTAAATCACACTGAACTGACAGATCTAATCAatttataatgattaataaGCCATTAGAGTCTATACTATTAAGGCAAATTAGCCAAAAGCATAAACTCTCATTATACTTACACAAAATAACAACATGACAATAttcagaaatatacacaaaGAATGTCTTGGTACAGATGAAACTGTTTCTGTGGACTGTAAACAGGATACAAATTGTTATAAATGATTGTTCAGGTCTTGCAGGGTGTACCTGATGACTTGGTCCCACTCGGATTTCGCCCTGTGTGCTGTTCAGGCTCCTGAAATGAAGAAGATGATCAGCAGCATTACATTTCAGTAGCTCCATTGGCACCAATACATCAGCTGTTAATGACCCTATAATTAACGCTGTACAGctcatgattattttcattattgaataATCTGGCCATTAGttacttgattaatcaattagttgtttggtctgtaaaaGATGAGATACTTTGTTGTCACTGTACAATACAATGAAATGTCACTTGGGCCAAATTTTTAGATGCCtaattaagaaaagaaaaatattttaaatatataaacacaatataGTATGGAGAGAATGAATGAGAATATAAAATAGatacaaacaaaatatatacacagaatatataaattaaaatgttgagtACTAGGAGCATTGCATATATAACAGATGATCACACTATATTGCACAGAAAGGATTATAGTTTAGGGACggcatgaaataaataatggaaCAGTCACGGTGGTTGATAAATCATCCCATTACTGAACTTCAGGAAAGGTAAGACGTCTAATAAACCGTCACAGTGGTTGAGATACGATGCAGTCAGTGCTAGTACGAACTGTTGCACAAGATCAACACGTATAGGTTTTTAAATATGTGTCATGTAGCTGAGGTCCAAATATGGATCACTGTTTACAAAAACCCAAAGTGACATCCTAAATGGCCTTGTttagtgtactgtatgtaccaGCGCTAAAACACACTGAGCTGACAGATCTGATCAatttataatgattaataaGCCATTAGACTCTATACTATTAAGGTAAACGTGCCAAGAGCATACACTGCTTTACTTTACAAAAACCGTCCTCTAAAGTTTGAGGTTTTCAAAGATATTTCTTCATCCAAAATAGGTTTAACTTttagacatgaaaatataacaatgaATTAATAGTGATGAGGCCCagatgtcagaaaattgtgaaacaTGTGGATCACTATTTCCAAAAGCCCAAGGTGAGTGTTTTGTTTAGTGTTTAATGTCATAGAGAACTAAAAAGCagaacatatttacatttgagaggcCGGAAAtagagaatttggacattttatcTTCTAAACTGACTCCGaacaattaatcgattatcaaatGAGTCCATGAATGCGCTAATCGTTGCACCTCCGGTACAGTATGTCCACAGAGGTGTGATCAATATGTGTTAAGTTCAGCTGTAGTCAGagtctcttccctccctctgagCACTGATTTCAGCAGCAGAAAAACATCCCGCCCCTCCATCTATGGGAACCAATCTCAGCTGCGACCTGCGACGTTTCCTTATATTACATGAATGAAATCCGACGCTAGCCACCGCAAAAGACTGTCAATCAATCATACATGAGctgctaatttttttttacgGTCACCATTACGAGAACAGTGTGTGCTACTTAGGAGATCCTCGCAGGTTTGACAGTCACACAGTTaaaagtacagtatgtgatCGATAATAAATATCGATGTTAGCATgcaccgcacacacacatacacacacacacacagataaatagagagGGAGCCATGTAAATATTCACGTCAAGCCCGAAGGAATTAACAGCCGACCCACTTAAGAGGTTTGCGGGCGATACATAATATTAAAGcacattattaaaatgttaaagccGTGTAGCTAACACGGCTAGCTGCTAACGACATTAAGGCTATGTGTTATTGGGGCTAGCTTGTTAGCCAGACGCCAACTTCGTGACCACTGACACTCCGACTATTTCACACAAAACGCCTCGCAAAGTAGCGCCAcgaaagattaaaaaataaaacacaccgctaaaaaacaacaaccatgcacacacatatttaatgCACAACAACAATCCCGATTAAAAAAATGCAGACGGTGAGTTAATAATCAAGTTACCTCCGAGGACTGAACAGGTCGTCCATGTCGAGGGATGTTTGGATGTGGCTTGTTGACACTCCGCAGCGCAGTgggcgacacacacacacacacacatacacacacacactcacgtatacacacacatatacacactcactgtGCGGAGCCCCTATTACATGGCTATTCAAAATGGAGGCGGTGTAGTGGAGGGAGTCggtctattttttttctttccccagTGCAATGACCTCAGCAGCCACAGCTAAGCCttcaaagttgtctgggtgtaCATAACTGAGCATGTGCCGCGgatcagcagcagctgcagcagcaggcgGCGGGTCtgcccatcatcatcatcatcatcaccctcatcatcatcaccctcatcatcagctgctgcagctgctgtaaACAGGCGTCCATGAATCAAACAACACATCACACTAAACGTGATTATGTAAGCAAGTTATTTTAACCTACCGCCGACACAGACTGCCCTGCTGACAATGAGCATAGAAAAgtatgtttattttctatttacaGATATAATTTTAATATTCAAATAGAAACATCACAAATGAAAATTGGAAGAAAAATTAAGTCTTCCTTATCaagctttaaattaaaaaatctcAGCTACGTGAAACGCAACTATGGCACTATGATTTTATAACATAATAacgataatgtaataatgtattagcctattatcattattattgttgtttttattattattacaatataataatatacaggctaataaataataataataataataataataatatcatcatcatccaagTTACCTTGGAAAAAAGACGTTGAGTTtcacaatgaatgaaaacatgttgaaagaaaaatgtatttgccttcattattattattattattatcatcattattattattatggtaaGAGCCCcaccgatactggatttttggggtcAGATACCGAAATAGTTATTAGAGTGTAATACAATTCATATATATTaaaatttatatatatttaaattaatatataattcaacaactataaatgttatatatgtatacacaatAGGCCAATATCTGTGATAATATCAGTCGACTAATTTATTATTAgtgattattattactgttatcaaGTGGGGTGGTGTACAGACTCTTGACTGGGACTGTATAATTATTAATTCACCTATATAACaccacattttctatttttacaaCCTTCGAGTCAGGTCATGTAGCCTAAGTATTATAATGTGTGTGATGTTCTCAATTATAACACATTCTAGCAAGTCACCACTCAAAGCATTTTAAGTTGTTTCTTATGGCTTTATCAATGGATTAAGATCCACATATTTGAATACTTATGAAATCCTGtgctttttatattaatttatatgcCTAATatagtttttccacaaaaaccaTCCATGACTACGCCAGTGTGTTGAACTGCTAGGTGCGATCACATACAGTGAAGTTGCAGACTAATCCACGGTTGGCTTTAAGATGGTGccacaaaactgaaaaatgtacCTTTAAAAACCAAATAATCTGCAAGAAAAGGTTTATGATTTAAGTCATACTATAGAGCAGAGACTTACAAATTATGATTGTTGTttacagaagagaaaaaaaatccaaacaaaactGCACTGAATCTGACTTTACAGGAAAAAACACAGCAAGACCAGAAGAAACATACCAACGCATACACAGGTGTGCAGAGGAAAATGAAATACAGTGGAAAAATAATCACAATACAACTGGTcaaaaagaaacttttttttattataagcTGTGTCACCAAGTGCAGCATTTGTgatcatttgtttgtgttttaaataaatattgctcAAGCTATAATCAGGTCTATTATttacttcacattaaaaacagaaaacgcTAGAAGACTTGATTGAAAACACAAATCCAATAACTTTATTTCTATAAATTCATTAACACCATCAGTATGTGAGTAGTTCTACATTAACCGTTTTTGCTCTAAAGTGTTTGTCATTATTACTTGATGTGTTATGCATTTCCTCCGTTTGTGAGGTAGATGCTTTACTCTAACGGCTTTCTGAAGTTTTTCCCAGCGAAACAAGCATCGTCTCCCAGCTCCTCTTCAATTctacatgaaaaaacaaacaaacaatagaaATCAAAAGTTAGCTTCCTCTGTTATTCTTACAGACTTGTACATATTATTGGTTTCATATAAAACCCTAACTTTCAGATTTATATACTGACCAAAACAGACGAAGCAATATCATTTAAGATCATTgaagtttaatttttaatacTATGGTAGTTGCAATTAAACATGAATGTATTGGTAGTATCTTATTTCACAAAATTAACATTAAGACATGCAAGGTCACATTTTGttcttaaatatataaaatttgATAAAAATTCCTTTGTTTGCATCAGGATGAGACTTACCTCAGAATCTGGTTGTATTTGGCCAAACGCTCAGAGCGACAGGGGGCCCCAGTCTTAATCTGGAAGTGTGTGAAAaacattgtgtaaaataattGAGATCATTTTTCCACAGGTATCGTAGTTATTATCTTTATCCGAGTCATGCATGATAATACCTatctaaaaacacattaattattgCATTTTGGCTTTTAGTCATTGGTGTCTTATTCACTGAAAGCTTTTCTCAAAGTAGTTTATAAAGTCAATTAATATAATCCTTACAATGGGCAATTTATTTTACTCTCAAAAGTTGCAGTCACACAATCAATGTTTGTAATATCTGATTTTACCTGTCCAGTGCACAGGCCGACCACAAGATCTGCAATGAAGGTGTCCTCAGTTTCACCAGAGCGATGACTGACCATCACGCCCCAGCCGCTCTCCTGGGCCATTTTACACCTGCAGGCAGAGATTTACATAACAGGTCATCAATTCATTCTGCACAATCCAGGTCATTTCATggtaaagtatatattttaatgtgcaTTTGACATTAACACATATAACAGATGTATAGTCATTTGACTTACGCTCTCATAGACTCAGTAACCGAGCCAATCTGGTTGACTTTAAGCAGCAGACAGTTGCAGGCAGACTCATCGAC contains:
- the rereb gene encoding arginine-glutamic acid dipeptide repeats protein isoform X3: MDDLFSPRRSLNSTQGEIRVGPSHQAKLPELQPRPTPALQIQTESEDLMWTPGVNDCDLLMYLRAARSMAAFAGMCDGGSTEDGCLAASRDDTTLNALNMLHASHYDAAKALQRLVKKPLPKLIEKCWSEDDVKRFIKGLRQYGKNFFRIRKDFLPSKKTGELITFYYHWKKTPEAAGTRAYRQQRRQPSSRKAKTRSAAAPVNTPTRNYSVDASSASEDDLDSEDSEQEVKSCSHCGATSSKDWHQGGRDNPLLCTSCRTYENKHGCLPPSQKSAGAPFMFKPVKEEEEVNSKHGMRTRRSRAPQLSSLRSGHRRLTGSPTSEDQQSSSQTSPSGAVSHSLRTSSTDSKNESTKKTNKKIKDEVASPKTTKRVRENPAQEPDEPEKVTPKRPKTQDPQGSRSEVEAEVEEESSSESRSAQDDGSSDTKDIDQDNRSSSPSIPSPQQGNESDSDSSAQPNGVPSEPVPPAAVLPDTPVAQTLPSQGPPVTPQPQQSTPSADPAQSPPPPSPDAPQSAAGQSAAVVGPNSRPQPTSHSVLGPPSALGQDPLAFQVPPALSSVASQPQAPQRPPPFFRESQLPQPPLSGPQIKPPPTTPIPPSHKQLPHQAATPFPQMPSNLPPPPALKPLNSLPNQHPPGAPPPPLQMMPQPLPMQSLPTQLPVIFHAQTHPGKNSSSSNPSGAASHPLTSVTSSTVCPVPSLQSSFPPLPLRPSTTTTAGGSQIQIKEEPLDEEEVAESPPSPPRSPSPEPTISNIASHASQSARFIKHLDRGYNSCARTDLFFTPLSSSKLAKKREEAVEKSRREAELSARQEREREKDREREREREADRNARASSSSHDSRMSEVQMTVQAHGRPSFEQPPTTVAAVPPYIGPDTPALRTLSEYARPHVMSPTNRNHPFYVSLSPGDPLLAYHMPGLYSAEPSLRERELRNLRERELRERMKPGYEVKPPDLETLHPSANPMEHFARHGALALPHIPGPPHPFAQFHPGLNHLERERMVLAGPQLRPELSYAERLTAERLHAERMASVADPATRLQMLNVTPHHHQHSHIHSHLHLHQQDPLGQGSSPHPLVDPMAPGPRLARFPFPGGPIPNPLLSDLPHDHEMLRHPLFGAAYPRELQGPIPQMSAAHQLQAMHAQSAELQRMAMEQQWLHGHHLHGGPLPSQEDYYSRLKKEGDKPS